The following proteins come from a genomic window of Streptococcus pneumoniae:
- the pta gene encoding phosphate acetyltransferase produces MEVFESLKANLVGKNARIVLPEGEEPRILQATKRLVKETEVIPVLLGNPEKIKIYLEIEGIMDGYEVIDPQHYPQFEEMVSALVERRKGKMTEEDVRKVLVEDVNYFGVMLVYLGLVDGMVSGAIHSTASTVRPALQIIKTRPNVTRTSGAFLMVRGTERYLFGDCAININPDAEALAEIAINSAITAKMFGIEPKIAMLSYSTKGSGFGESVDKVVEATKIAHDLRPDLEIDGELQFDAAFVPETAALKAPGSTVAGQANVFIFPGIEAGNIGYKMAERLGGFAAVGPVLQGLNKPVNDLSRGCNADDVYKLTLITAAQAVHQ; encoded by the coding sequence ATGGAAGTTTTTGAAAGTCTCAAAGCCAACCTTGTTGGTAAAAATGCTCGTATCGTTCTCCCTGAAGGGGAAGAGCCTCGTATTCTTCAAGCAACAAAACGCTTAGTAAAAGAAACAGAAGTGATTCCTGTTTTGCTTGGAAATCCTGAAAAAATTAAAATTTATCTTGAAATTGAAGGAATCATGGATGGTTATGAGGTCATCGACCCTCAACATTATCCTCAATTTGAAGAAATGGTTTCTGCCTTGGTGGAGCGTCGCAAGGGCAAAATGACTGAAGAAGATGTACGCAAGGTTTTGGTTGAAGATGTCAACTACTTTGGTGTGATGTTGGTTTACTTGGGCTTGGTTGATGGAATGGTGTCAGGAGCGATTCACTCAACAGCTTCAACAGTTCGTCCAGCTCTACAAATCATCAAAACTCGTCCAAATGTAACTCGTACTTCAGGAGCCTTCCTCATGGTTCGTGGTACGGAACGTTACCTATTTGGAGACTGTGCCATTAACATCAATCCAGATGCAGAAGCCTTGGCTGAAATTGCCATCAACTCAGCAATCACAGCTAAGATGTTTGGCATCGAACCTAAAATTGCCATGTTGAGCTATTCTACTAAAGGTTCAGGGTTTGGTGAAAGCGTTGATAAGGTCGTTGAAGCAACTAAAATTGCTCACGACTTGCGTCCTGACCTTGAAATCGATGGTGAGTTGCAATTTGATGCAGCCTTTGTTCCTGAAACTGCAGCTCTGAAAGCTCCTGGAAGTACGGTAGCTGGTCAAGCAAATGTCTTCATCTTCCCAGGTATCGAGGCCGGAAATATCGGTTACAAGATGGCTGAACGCCTGGGTGGCTTTGCGGCTGTAGGACCTGTTTTGCAAGGTTTAAACAAGCCAGTTAATGATCTTTCTCGTGGATGTAATGCAGATGATGTTTACAAGTTGACCCTCATCACAGCAGCTCAAGCAGTTCATCAATAG
- a CDS encoding YbaB/EbfC family nucleoid-associated protein, with translation MMNMQNMMRQAQKLQKQMEQSQAELAAMQFVGKSAQDLVQATLTGDKKVVSIDFNPAVVDPEDLETLSDMTVQAINSALEQIDETTKKKLGAFAGKLPF, from the coding sequence ATGATGAACATGCAAAACATGATGCGTCAAGCACAAAAACTTCAAAAACAAATGGAACAAAGCCAAGCTGAACTTGCTGCTATGCAATTTGTTGGCAAATCTGCTCAAGATCTTGTCCAAGCGACCTTAACTGGCGATAAGAAAGTTGTCAGCATTGATTTCAATCCAGCTGTCGTTGACCCAGAGGACCTTGAGACTCTTTCTGATATGACCGTTCAAGCCATCAACTCTGCTCTTGAACAAATCGATGAAACTACTAAGAAAAAACTGGGTGCTTTCGCTGGGAAATTGCCATTCTAA